Proteins encoded by one window of Agrobacterium vitis:
- a CDS encoding SulP family inorganic anion transporter has translation MSSNSLHQARTEWFGNIKGDALAGVVVALALIPEAIAFSIIAGVDPKVGLYASFSISVLIAFVGGRPGMISAATAATAVLMITLAKTHGVEYLLAATILAGVIQIIAGLLKLGRLMRFVSKSVMTGFVNALAILIFMAQLPELVHVPALTYVLVVAGLAIIYLFPYVTKAIPSPLVCIVILTAISIYFGLDIRTVGDMGELPSTLPVLLLPNIPLSIETFLIILPYSAAVAVVGLLETLMTAAIVDELTDTPSNKNRECIGQGVANTITGFLGGMAGCAMIGQSMINVKSGGRGRLSSLCAGVFLLFMILVLGQWVRQIPMAALVAIMIMVSIGTFSWSSIRNLKDHPRSSSFVMIATVIGVVATHNLAVGVLVGVLLSAVFFAWKIAQIFQITSILSPDGKTRTYKVEGQIFFASVEDFNQAFEFKEALENIIIDVSHAHIWDISSVAALDMIVLKFRREGAEVSILGLNRASETIVDKLAIHDKPGAMERLMGH, from the coding sequence TTGTCTAGCAATAGTTTACATCAAGCTCGAACAGAGTGGTTCGGCAATATCAAAGGCGATGCGCTGGCTGGCGTCGTTGTGGCCCTGGCGCTTATCCCAGAAGCCATCGCCTTTTCCATCATCGCTGGCGTCGACCCCAAGGTTGGCCTTTATGCGTCCTTCTCCATTTCGGTGCTGATCGCGTTTGTGGGTGGCAGGCCCGGGATGATCTCTGCCGCGACCGCCGCCACCGCCGTGTTGATGATCACGCTGGCCAAAACACACGGCGTCGAATATCTGCTGGCCGCCACCATATTGGCCGGCGTCATCCAGATTATCGCCGGTCTGCTGAAACTCGGCCGCCTGATGCGTTTCGTGTCGAAGTCCGTTATGACGGGCTTTGTCAATGCATTGGCAATATTGATCTTTATGGCCCAGTTGCCGGAGCTGGTCCATGTCCCCGCGCTGACCTATGTCCTGGTGGTTGCGGGTTTGGCAATCATATATCTGTTCCCTTATGTGACGAAGGCCATTCCGTCGCCTCTCGTCTGTATTGTGATATTGACGGCGATTTCGATCTATTTCGGGTTGGACATTCGAACTGTCGGCGACATGGGTGAGTTGCCCTCGACATTGCCGGTCCTGCTCCTTCCCAATATCCCTCTGAGTATTGAAACCTTTCTGATCATTCTGCCCTATTCTGCGGCAGTTGCCGTTGTCGGCCTGCTCGAAACGCTGATGACCGCTGCCATTGTTGATGAGCTGACGGATACGCCGAGCAACAAGAACCGCGAATGCATCGGCCAGGGCGTTGCCAATACGATAACCGGGTTTTTGGGGGGCATGGCAGGCTGCGCGATGATCGGCCAGTCGATGATCAATGTGAAATCCGGTGGGCGCGGCAGATTGTCGAGTTTGTGCGCCGGTGTTTTCCTGCTGTTCATGATTCTCGTGCTTGGGCAATGGGTGCGTCAAATTCCCATGGCCGCCCTTGTGGCGATCATGATCATGGTTTCTATCGGCACCTTTTCCTGGTCATCGATCCGCAATCTGAAGGATCACCCGCGCTCATCCTCCTTCGTGATGATCGCGACGGTGATCGGCGTCGTCGCCACCCATAATCTGGCCGTCGGTGTCCTGGTTGGCGTGCTGTTATCGGCGGTTTTCTTCGCCTGGAAAATCGCCCAGATATTCCAGATAACCTCGATCCTCTCACCGGATGGCAAAACGCGCACTTACAAGGTCGAAGGTCAAATCTTCTTCGCCTCCGTCGAGGATTTCAACCAGGCATTCGAATTCAAGGAAGCCTTGGAGAATATCATCATCGACGTATCCCACGCCCATATCTGGGACATATCCAGTGTCGCGGCACTGGATATGATCGTGCTGAAATTCCGCAGAGAGGGAGCCGAGGTGTCTATCCTCGGACTGAACCGGGCAAGCGAGACAATCGTTGACAAGCTCGCAATTCACGACAAGCCCGGCGCTATGGAACGCCTTATGGGGCATTGA
- a CDS encoding universal stress protein, translating into MIKIIGLIDGSIYAQSVCDHIAWIAGRSEVSVDILHVIGRRDLSTEPVNLSGNIGLGARTALLAELAELDAQKARTAQHRGRLLLEDAKARLQAMGIDSVNTMLRNGDLAETLQELEESADLIVIGKRGEGADFAQLHLGSNLERVVRSSHKMIAIASRAFKPIHKVLIAYDGGAMAMKAVDYISGNLMFAGLSIKLVTVGDDTPEARQALAESKLRFTDVSVPVETAIVAGQPDKAISDIVEREAYDMLMMGAYSHSRLRTLFLGSTTTEMIRACKVPVLIFR; encoded by the coding sequence ATGATCAAGATCATAGGACTGATAGACGGTTCGATATATGCCCAGAGCGTCTGCGATCATATCGCATGGATTGCCGGCCGATCCGAGGTGTCCGTGGACATTCTGCACGTCATTGGCCGTCGCGACCTTTCCACGGAGCCGGTCAATCTCAGCGGCAATATCGGCTTGGGCGCCCGAACGGCGCTTCTGGCGGAACTGGCGGAACTGGACGCGCAAAAAGCAAGAACCGCCCAACACCGTGGACGGCTTTTGCTGGAAGACGCAAAGGCGCGCCTTCAAGCCATGGGGATCGATAGCGTCAACACCATGCTGCGCAATGGCGATCTGGCTGAAACCCTGCAAGAGCTGGAGGAAAGCGCCGACCTGATCGTGATTGGCAAGCGTGGCGAAGGCGCCGATTTTGCGCAATTGCACCTTGGCTCGAATCTCGAACGGGTAGTCCGCTCCAGTCACAAGATGATCGCCATCGCATCACGTGCCTTCAAGCCGATCCACAAAGTGCTGATCGCCTATGACGGCGGCGCAATGGCGATGAAGGCGGTTGACTATATATCAGGAAATCTGATGTTTGCCGGGCTCTCTATCAAACTGGTGACGGTGGGGGATGATACGCCGGAAGCCCGTCAAGCCCTTGCTGAAAGTAAGCTTAGGTTTACGGATGTGAGCGTGCCGGTTGAGACCGCCATCGTTGCGGGGCAACCGGATAAGGCGATTTCTGACATTGTCGAGCGTGAGGCATATGACATGCTCATGATGGGCGCCTATAGCCATTCCAGGCTGCGCACACTTTTCCTCGGGTCAACGACAACGGAAATGATCAGGGCCTGCAAAGTGCCTGTGTTGATTTTCCGCTGA
- a CDS encoding MFS transporter has protein sequence MIKNYWEFSSRNWQHLTFGAMLLAISSFGQTYFISISGAHFREAFRLSDGGLGTVYAIGTFLSALTLTWAGRLIDYTTVRAFSWAVAVLLACACGLVSFSPNIYMLLLAFYLLRLGGQGLMVHTALTATARTFPADAGKALGIIALGMSVAQAIFPLAGVTMNDMFGWRASWAINALFVIAGVGVALTVLPRAGDRPLRQRQPKGQASTEPRQTSLLINRRLLMTLPAVLASPFIVTGFFFHQGRLAEQKHWDIAWLAAGFVVFAIVQAVSVVVIGPVIDRFGTKRILPYFLLPQAIGMLALGLLSSSWVALVYMVLMGISSAFGSTLATALWVELFGATELARVRSAVEAGSVIASGASPVIMGLLIDAGFPLSWQALVCCVYTVLASIIAIGVQRVKV, from the coding sequence ATGATCAAAAACTATTGGGAATTTTCCAGCCGCAATTGGCAGCATCTGACATTTGGCGCAATGCTTCTGGCCATTTCCAGCTTCGGCCAAACCTATTTCATTTCGATCTCGGGGGCGCATTTTCGCGAGGCTTTTCGTTTAAGCGACGGCGGCTTGGGAACTGTCTATGCAATAGGCACGTTTTTAAGCGCCCTGACCCTCACCTGGGCTGGACGCCTGATCGATTATACAACGGTAAGAGCGTTCAGTTGGGCCGTGGCCGTTCTGCTGGCTTGCGCATGTGGACTGGTGTCGTTCAGTCCCAATATCTATATGCTCCTGCTTGCATTCTACCTGCTGCGGCTGGGCGGCCAGGGTTTGATGGTTCATACGGCGCTGACTGCTACAGCCCGCACGTTTCCAGCAGATGCGGGTAAAGCGCTCGGCATAATCGCTCTGGGCATGTCTGTCGCGCAGGCAATTTTTCCACTGGCCGGAGTGACGATGAACGACATGTTCGGTTGGCGTGCATCCTGGGCTATCAACGCGCTCTTTGTCATCGCCGGTGTCGGCGTAGCACTCACGGTCTTGCCAAGGGCGGGCGATCGGCCTTTGCGTCAGCGCCAGCCCAAAGGACAGGCTTCAACCGAGCCCCGGCAAACATCCCTGTTGATCAACCGACGGTTGCTGATGACACTGCCAGCTGTTCTGGCAAGCCCCTTCATCGTCACTGGCTTCTTCTTCCATCAAGGCCGTCTGGCCGAGCAGAAACATTGGGACATCGCATGGCTCGCTGCCGGATTTGTGGTCTTTGCCATTGTACAGGCGGTGTCCGTCGTGGTGATTGGTCCCGTCATCGACCGTTTTGGGACGAAGCGAATTCTGCCGTATTTTCTGTTGCCGCAAGCCATTGGAATGCTTGCGCTAGGATTGCTTTCATCGTCATGGGTTGCGCTGGTCTATATGGTTCTGATGGGCATATCCTCTGCCTTCGGGTCCACGCTTGCCACCGCCCTTTGGGTCGAGCTTTTTGGAGCCACTGAGTTGGCGCGAGTTCGCTCTGCGGTCGAAGCCGGATCCGTTATAGCAAGCGGGGCTTCACCTGTTATCATGGGATTGCTGATTGATGCCGGCTTTCCTTTGTCTTGGCAGGCACTGGTTTGCTGTGTCTACACAGTGCTCGCCTCCATTATCGCAATCGGCGTGCAGCGTGTGAAAGTCTGA